In one Bradyrhizobium cosmicum genomic region, the following are encoded:
- a CDS encoding S1C family serine protease, which yields MLDFTSDIVDDASSSRAAAAAPDNDRALLDAYSNAVIDVTDRVGPAVVRVETGPKVPNGRERGGLGSGIVISPDGLVLTNSHVVGASREIRLRDVEGNVGDARVLGVDPDTDLALLRANGVRDLPYAALGNSQSLKRGQLVIAIGNPLGFESTVTAGVVSALGRSIRSVSGRAIEDVIQTDAALNPGNSGGPLVSSNAEVIGINTAIINGAQGICFAVASNTAQFVLSEIIRHGHVRRAYIGVAGQTAPIPRRHAVLAGVDNKMGALLAQIEPDGPAAKAGLLPGDVVIRLDGVAINGVDDLIRVLDRDRIGRRLAMDVLRLGRLRAIDIDPIERKPAR from the coding sequence ATGCTGGATTTCACCTCAGACATCGTCGATGACGCCTCGTCATCGCGGGCGGCGGCGGCTGCCCCGGACAATGACCGGGCTCTGCTGGACGCCTATTCCAATGCCGTGATCGACGTCACCGACCGTGTCGGCCCTGCGGTGGTGCGCGTCGAGACCGGACCGAAGGTTCCGAACGGACGCGAGCGCGGCGGGCTCGGCTCCGGCATCGTGATCTCGCCGGACGGGCTCGTGCTCACCAACAGCCACGTGGTCGGCGCCTCCAGGGAGATCCGGCTGCGCGACGTCGAAGGGAATGTCGGCGATGCCCGGGTGCTCGGCGTCGATCCCGATACGGATCTGGCGCTGCTACGTGCCAATGGGGTGCGCGACTTGCCTTATGCCGCGCTCGGCAACTCCCAAAGCCTGAAGCGCGGCCAGCTCGTGATTGCGATCGGCAATCCGCTCGGCTTTGAATCGACCGTGACCGCCGGCGTGGTCTCGGCGCTCGGACGTTCGATCCGCTCGGTGAGCGGGCGCGCCATCGAGGACGTGATCCAGACCGATGCCGCGCTCAATCCCGGCAATTCCGGCGGCCCGCTGGTGTCGTCGAATGCCGAGGTGATCGGCATCAACACCGCGATCATCAATGGCGCGCAGGGCATCTGCTTCGCGGTTGCCAGCAACACCGCGCAATTCGTGCTGTCGGAGATCATCCGCCATGGCCATGTGCGCCGTGCCTATATCGGGGTCGCCGGACAGACTGCGCCGATTCCCCGCCGACATGCGGTGCTGGCCGGGGTCGACAACAAGATGGGCGCGCTGCTGGCGCAGATCGAGCCGGACGGGCCGGCGGCGAAGGCGGGCTTGTTGCCCGGCGACGTCGTGATCAGGCTCGACGGCGTCGCGATCAACGGAGTCGACGATCTGATCCGCGTGCTCGACCGTGACCGGATCGGCCGGCGGCTCGCCATGGACGTGCTGCGGCTCGGCCGTCTGCGGGCGATCGACATCGATCCGATCGAGCGCAAGCCGGCCCGCTAG
- a CDS encoding gluconate 2-dehydrogenase subunit 3 family protein, producing MSESYQLTRAQRDDLRTIAAMIVPASDEYKVPGADDPAIQADMLATLGRDAKLVVAALDHLARLAGQPLAELDAARRDAVAQEFRNNGGAAAATLVRVVLQCYYRDDRVLRSLGLELRAPFPKGYVLPDGDWSLLDPVKAKAGTLRRAP from the coding sequence ATGTCCGAAAGCTATCAACTCACGCGCGCCCAACGCGACGACCTCCGCACTATCGCCGCGATGATCGTTCCCGCCAGCGACGAGTACAAGGTGCCGGGCGCCGACGATCCCGCCATCCAGGCCGACATGCTGGCGACGCTCGGCCGCGACGCCAAATTGGTCGTCGCCGCGCTGGATCATCTGGCGCGGCTGGCAGGTCAGCCGCTCGCCGAGCTCGATGCCGCCAGGCGCGATGCGGTGGCGCAGGAGTTTCGCAACAACGGCGGCGCGGCGGCTGCAACGCTCGTCCGCGTCGTCCTGCAATGCTACTACCGCGACGACCGCGTGCTGCGCTCGCTCGGGCTCGAGCTGCGTGCACCGTTCCCGAAGGGCTATGTGCTCCCGGATGGCGACTGGTCGCTGCTCGACCCGGTCAAGGCGAAGGCGGGCACGCTGCGGCGGGCGCCCTAG
- a CDS encoding GMC family oxidoreductase — MKDPVDVLIIGAGASGAAVAWSLAETKMHILCLEQGGWMNPAEYPSTGRDWEAKFYGEWATSPNIRGRPEDYPINDDNSPIKVVNYNAVGGSTVMYTAHWPRLHPSDFKVKTLDGVADDWPIDYDALTPFFEENDRIMGTSGLSGDPLSPLTHPPMPQQPLGLSGAILGKAMNKLGWHWWPSDTTVATTDYEGRARCINLGHCTPACAQGAKSSTDITYWPQAVRAGVELRTHCRVREITTDENGMATGVVYYDKDGVEHFQPAHVVIIACNGVGTPRLLLNSASSRFPNGLANSSGLVGKNLMFHPYAQIYGYVKEPTDSNRAPPTCLWSKEWYDTDLSRGFVRGYGVQFVRGAGPVFEAVVSEQKGILPWGADHHRVFRKLNGHRLGFSAICEDLPEEHNCVTLDPVLKDSHGIPAPKINYTISENSQKMMDHALARGREVLEMAGATDLCINSPIPWGGWHLLGTARMGSDPERSVVNEWGRTHDVKNLFIVDGSIFVTSGGVNPTSTIQALALYIADQMKQRLANLFD; from the coding sequence ATGAAAGACCCCGTGGACGTCCTGATCATCGGCGCCGGCGCTTCAGGCGCTGCAGTGGCGTGGTCGCTGGCGGAGACCAAGATGCACATTCTCTGCCTGGAGCAGGGCGGCTGGATGAACCCGGCGGAATATCCGAGCACCGGCCGCGATTGGGAGGCCAAATTTTACGGCGAGTGGGCGACCAGCCCGAACATCCGCGGCCGGCCCGAGGACTATCCGATCAACGACGACAATTCGCCGATCAAGGTCGTCAACTACAATGCCGTCGGCGGCTCGACCGTGATGTACACCGCGCACTGGCCGCGGCTGCATCCGTCCGATTTCAAGGTCAAGACGCTCGATGGCGTCGCCGACGACTGGCCGATCGACTATGACGCGCTGACCCCGTTCTTCGAAGAGAACGACCGCATCATGGGGACGTCAGGCCTGTCGGGCGACCCGCTGTCGCCGCTGACGCATCCGCCGATGCCGCAGCAGCCGCTCGGATTGTCCGGTGCCATCCTCGGCAAAGCCATGAACAAGCTCGGCTGGCACTGGTGGCCGTCGGATACAACGGTCGCGACGACGGACTACGAGGGCCGCGCGCGCTGCATCAACCTCGGCCATTGCACGCCGGCATGTGCGCAAGGCGCAAAGTCCTCCACCGACATCACCTATTGGCCGCAAGCTGTGCGCGCCGGCGTCGAGCTGCGCACCCACTGCCGGGTGCGCGAGATCACCACCGACGAGAACGGCATGGCCACCGGCGTGGTCTATTACGATAAGGACGGCGTCGAGCATTTTCAGCCCGCGCATGTCGTCATCATCGCCTGCAACGGTGTCGGCACGCCGCGCCTGTTGCTGAACTCGGCGTCGAGCCGCTTTCCGAATGGCCTCGCCAATTCGTCGGGCCTCGTCGGCAAGAACCTGATGTTCCATCCCTATGCACAGATCTACGGCTATGTGAAGGAGCCGACCGACAGCAACCGCGCGCCGCCGACCTGCCTGTGGAGCAAGGAGTGGTACGACACGGACCTGTCGCGCGGCTTCGTGCGCGGCTACGGCGTCCAGTTCGTGCGGGGCGCCGGGCCGGTGTTCGAGGCCGTCGTCAGCGAGCAGAAGGGCATTTTGCCGTGGGGGGCCGATCATCACCGCGTGTTCCGCAAGCTCAACGGCCATCGGCTCGGCTTCTCCGCGATCTGCGAGGATTTGCCGGAGGAGCACAATTGCGTCACGCTCGATCCGGTGCTGAAGGACAGCCACGGCATTCCCGCGCCGAAGATCAACTACACGATCAGCGAGAACAGCCAGAAGATGATGGACCACGCGCTCGCGCGCGGCCGCGAGGTCCTGGAAATGGCGGGCGCGACCGACCTCTGCATCAACTCGCCGATCCCGTGGGGCGGCTGGCACCTGCTCGGCACTGCGCGCATGGGCTCCGACCCCGAACGCTCCGTCGTGAACGAATGGGGCCGCACGCATGACGTGAAGAACCTCTTCATCGTCGACGGCAGCATCTTCGTCACCTCGGGCGGCGTGAACCCGACGTCCACCATCCAGGCCCTCGCGCTCTACATCGCCGACCAGATGAAGCAGCGCCTCGCCAATCTGTTCGATTGA
- a CDS encoding thermonuclease family protein: MPFENSFAAIRAFALVLFLALSGFAVLSGPASALTAAATVRDANSIQLGDVTYRLDGVDAPELDQVCIDDHADPWTCGIEARDQLAKLINKRSVRCDDVGPEKSFGKRHRAICTAEGDKVTLNEQLIKLGYAIAREPIKANVKPAAAEAKAASAGLWKGCFVAPQEFRMGKKDGALLGAACRPDRDKEIRAVLFPEELTMPPSCSIKGKLAVRARVTGNVGIYHLRGCPSYPATTKPDRWFCSEDDAQAAGFRKAYNCRRPK; encoded by the coding sequence ATGCCCTTCGAGAATTCATTTGCCGCCATCCGCGCATTCGCGCTGGTTTTATTTCTCGCTCTGTCGGGATTTGCGGTGCTCTCGGGACCGGCTTCCGCCCTGACCGCGGCCGCGACCGTGCGGGATGCCAATTCCATCCAGCTCGGCGACGTCACCTACCGGCTGGACGGCGTCGACGCGCCCGAACTGGACCAGGTCTGCATCGACGATCACGCCGATCCCTGGACCTGCGGCATCGAGGCCCGCGACCAGCTGGCGAAGCTGATCAACAAGCGCTCCGTGCGCTGCGACGACGTCGGACCGGAGAAGAGCTTTGGCAAGCGGCATCGCGCCATCTGCACGGCCGAGGGCGACAAGGTCACCCTGAACGAGCAACTGATCAAGCTCGGCTACGCCATCGCCCGCGAGCCGATCAAGGCCAACGTCAAGCCGGCAGCCGCCGAAGCCAAGGCGGCATCGGCCGGCCTCTGGAAGGGCTGTTTTGTTGCACCGCAAGAATTCCGCATGGGCAAGAAGGACGGCGCGCTGCTCGGCGCGGCCTGCCGCCCAGACCGCGACAAGGAAATTCGCGCGGTCCTGTTTCCGGAAGAGCTGACCATGCCGCCAAGCTGCAGCATCAAGGGCAAGCTCGCGGTGCGCGCGCGCGTCACCGGCAATGTCGGCATCTATCACTTGAGGGGCTGCCCGAGCTATCCCGCGACCACCAAGCCGGACCGCTGGTTCTGCTCCGAGGACGACGCGCAGGCCGCGGGCTTCCGCAAGGCCTATAATTGCCGCCGGCCGAAATGA
- the cyoD gene encoding cytochrome o ubiquinol oxidase subunit IV, with product MSDHMQVRADHDIAPGDEEQHNVGQRILGYVVGLGLALLLTATSFFIAGTDLVWQPSIPVALIVLAIAQMGVHLVFFLHITTGPDNTNNVLALAFGLLVVFLVVGGTVWIMGHLNQNMLPMDQIMQMHR from the coding sequence ATGAGCGATCATATGCAGGTGAGGGCGGACCATGACATCGCACCGGGCGATGAAGAGCAGCACAACGTCGGCCAGCGTATTCTCGGCTATGTCGTCGGCCTCGGCTTGGCGCTGCTGCTCACCGCGACGTCGTTCTTCATCGCCGGCACAGATCTGGTCTGGCAGCCGTCCATCCCGGTCGCATTGATCGTGCTCGCGATCGCGCAGATGGGCGTGCACCTGGTGTTTTTCCTGCACATCACGACCGGGCCTGACAATACCAACAATGTGCTGGCTCTGGCGTTCGGCCTTCTGGTCGTGTTCCTGGTGGTCGGCGGCACCGTATGGATCATGGGGCATCTCAACCAGAACATGCTGCCAATGGATCAGATCATGCAAATGCATCGCTAG
- a CDS encoding cytochrome (ubi)quinol oxidase subunit III: protein MSMTVAADRATSDPHHIGLVIEHPGPAPKRTVTAYGFWVFLLSDIVMFSCFFAAHAVLADQTAGGPKGSEIFEQRNVAIETVCLLLSSFTCGMASIAADVRNRFWFYLGMTVTCVLGLIFLAIEFREFAGLVARGYGPSRSAFLTSFFSLVGCHGLHVSAGVLWLLTMMAQVFAKGFRADVLRRMMCFALFWHALDIVWVGVFSVVYLLGSGA from the coding sequence ATGTCGATGACCGTAGCCGCCGACCGCGCGACTTCCGATCCTCATCACATCGGGCTCGTCATCGAGCATCCGGGGCCGGCGCCAAAGCGGACCGTCACCGCCTACGGCTTCTGGGTGTTCCTGCTGTCCGACATCGTGATGTTTTCCTGCTTCTTCGCGGCTCACGCGGTGCTGGCCGACCAGACCGCGGGCGGCCCCAAGGGCTCGGAGATCTTCGAGCAGCGCAATGTCGCGATCGAGACCGTGTGCCTGCTGTTGTCGAGCTTCACCTGCGGCATGGCAAGCATTGCCGCCGATGTGCGCAACCGGTTCTGGTTCTACCTCGGCATGACCGTGACCTGCGTGCTCGGGTTAATTTTCCTCGCCATCGAGTTCCGCGAATTCGCCGGCCTCGTCGCGCGCGGCTATGGCCCGTCGCGCAGTGCGTTCCTGACCTCGTTCTTTTCGCTGGTCGGATGCCACGGCCTGCACGTCTCGGCTGGCGTGCTCTGGCTGCTCACCATGATGGCGCAGGTCTTCGCCAAGGGCTTTCGTGCCGACGTGCTGCGCCGGATGATGTGCTTTGCGCTGTTCTGGCACGCGCTCGACATCGTCTGGGTCGGGGTGTTCTCCGTCGTCTATTTGCTGGGGAGTGGCGCATGA
- the cyoB gene encoding cytochrome o ubiquinol oxidase subunit I encodes MLGKLDWSAIPFDQPIPLIAGAVVLVAILAVLIWVVVKGHLPYLWQEWITSVDHKRIGVMYILLASVMLLRGGSDAIMMRIQQAVAFQSQGYLPPEHYNQIFSAHGTIMIFFVAMPFVIGLMNLIVPLQLGVRDVAFPTLNSVGFWLTATGALLVNLSLVIGEFARTGWLAFPPLSELSYSPGVGVDYYAWSLQISGVGTLVAGINLVTTVLKLRTRGMNYLRMPMFCWTTLASNLLIVAAFPILTATLAMLLLDRYLGFHFFTNEAGGNVMMFMNLIWAWGHPEVYILVLPAFGIFSEVVSTFSGKALFGYRSMVLATMAICVISFMVWLHHFFTMGAGPDVNAIFGIASMIIAVPTGVKIYNWLFTMYGGRVRFTTPMLWAVGFMVTFIIGGLTGVLLAVPPADFMLHNSMFLVAHFHNVIIGGVLFGAFAGFEYWFPKAFGFRLDERWGKAAFWFTFLGFYVTFVPLYVAGMLGMTRRMQHYDVAAWRPWMLIAAAGMAVLTIGVICQIVQLVVSIRNREALRDRTGDPWDGRSLEWATSSPPPVFNFAFHPDVRGEDAYWDMKAHAQQSLDSSPPEYHDIEMPRNSPTGFVCAFFATIMGFALIWHIWWMVILGGIGAFATFVVFAWRDHDEYIIPADEVAAIERVNLEERHSLVSMAGTV; translated from the coding sequence ATGCTCGGTAAGCTCGATTGGTCGGCCATTCCGTTCGATCAGCCGATTCCGCTGATCGCGGGCGCTGTGGTGCTGGTCGCGATCCTCGCCGTGCTGATATGGGTCGTGGTGAAGGGGCACCTGCCTTATCTCTGGCAGGAATGGATCACCAGCGTCGATCACAAGCGGATCGGCGTCATGTACATCCTGCTGGCCTCCGTGATGCTGCTGCGCGGCGGCAGCGATGCCATCATGATGCGAATCCAGCAGGCGGTGGCCTTCCAGTCGCAGGGCTATCTCCCGCCGGAGCATTACAATCAGATCTTCTCGGCCCACGGCACCATCATGATCTTCTTCGTGGCGATGCCGTTCGTGATCGGATTGATGAACCTGATCGTACCGCTGCAGCTCGGCGTGCGCGACGTCGCATTCCCGACGCTCAATTCGGTCGGCTTCTGGCTGACCGCAACCGGCGCGCTGCTGGTCAATCTCTCGCTCGTGATCGGCGAGTTCGCGCGGACCGGCTGGCTCGCCTTTCCGCCGCTGTCGGAACTGTCCTATTCCCCGGGCGTCGGTGTCGACTATTACGCCTGGTCGCTGCAGATCTCCGGCGTCGGCACGCTGGTAGCCGGCATCAATCTCGTCACGACGGTGCTGAAGCTGCGTACCAGGGGCATGAACTATCTGCGCATGCCGATGTTCTGCTGGACCACGCTGGCTTCGAACCTCCTGATCGTCGCGGCGTTTCCAATCCTCACCGCCACGCTCGCGATGCTGCTGCTCGACCGCTATCTCGGCTTCCATTTCTTCACCAACGAGGCCGGCGGCAACGTCATGATGTTCATGAACCTGATCTGGGCTTGGGGGCATCCGGAGGTCTACATCCTCGTGCTGCCTGCGTTCGGCATCTTCTCCGAGGTGGTCTCGACCTTCTCCGGCAAGGCGCTGTTCGGTTACCGCTCCATGGTGCTCGCGACCATGGCGATCTGCGTCATCTCCTTTATGGTCTGGCTGCATCATTTCTTCACGATGGGCGCGGGTCCGGACGTCAACGCCATCTTCGGCATCGCCAGCATGATCATCGCCGTGCCGACGGGTGTGAAGATCTACAACTGGCTGTTCACGATGTACGGCGGCCGCGTCCGCTTCACGACGCCGATGCTGTGGGCGGTCGGATTCATGGTCACCTTCATCATCGGCGGACTGACGGGCGTATTGCTCGCGGTGCCGCCCGCCGACTTCATGCTCCACAACAGCATGTTCCTGGTAGCGCATTTCCACAACGTCATCATCGGCGGCGTGCTGTTCGGCGCCTTCGCCGGGTTCGAATACTGGTTCCCGAAGGCGTTCGGTTTCCGTCTCGACGAGCGCTGGGGCAAGGCGGCGTTCTGGTTCACGTTTCTCGGTTTCTACGTCACCTTCGTGCCGCTCTATGTCGCCGGCATGCTCGGTATGACCAGGCGCATGCAGCATTACGATGTGGCGGCGTGGCGGCCGTGGATGCTCATTGCCGCGGCCGGCATGGCCGTGCTGACGATCGGGGTGATCTGTCAGATCGTGCAACTCGTGGTCAGCATTCGCAACCGCGAGGCCCTGCGCGACCGCACCGGCGATCCCTGGGACGGGCGCTCGCTGGAATGGGCGACGTCGTCGCCGCCACCGGTGTTCAATTTCGCTTTCCATCCCGACGTGCGCGGCGAGGATGCCTATTGGGACATGAAGGCCCATGCGCAGCAATCGCTCGATTCCTCGCCGCCTGAATATCACGACATCGAGATGCCCAGGAACTCGCCGACCGGCTTCGTCTGCGCGTTCTTCGCCACGATCATGGGCTTCGCGCTGATCTGGCACATCTGGTGGATGGTGATTTTGGGCGGCATCGGCGCGTTCGCGACCTTCGTCGTATTCGCCTGGCGCGACCATGACGAATACATCATTCCGGCCGACGAGGTCGCGGCGATCGAGCGCGTCAATCTCGAGGAACGGCACAGCCTCGTCAGCATGGCGGGAACCGTCTGA
- a CDS encoding cytochrome ubiquinol oxidase subunit II, which produces MNLLDPQGPVAAANSTILVDSVFIMLAIVVPTIIAILAFAFWFRASNPKARYQPDFVYSGRVEMVVWAIPALTVILLGGVAWIGSHQLDPAAPVPGTGSPVRIQAVSLDWKWLFIYPDQRIATVNTLTVPAGAELNFQLTSSSVMNTFFIPQLGSMIYTMNGMVTKLNLRADNEGKLKGLSAHFSGDGFPDMMFDVNVISPLAFPDWVAETAKSDAVLNEESYKKLMQQGIEKGRRSYRLEDPRLFDLIATQHIPPGPGPELISDAGRPRSGGHDAR; this is translated from the coding sequence ATGAATCTGCTCGATCCACAAGGGCCGGTGGCTGCCGCCAACAGCACCATCCTGGTCGACTCCGTCTTCATCATGCTCGCGATCGTGGTGCCGACCATCATCGCGATCCTTGCGTTTGCGTTCTGGTTTCGCGCCTCAAATCCGAAAGCGCGGTACCAGCCTGACTTCGTCTATTCCGGCCGTGTCGAGATGGTGGTGTGGGCGATCCCGGCGCTCACCGTGATCCTGCTCGGCGGCGTCGCCTGGATCGGCTCGCATCAGCTCGATCCCGCAGCGCCCGTGCCGGGCACCGGAAGTCCGGTGCGGATCCAGGCTGTCTCGCTCGACTGGAAATGGCTGTTCATCTATCCGGACCAGCGCATCGCCACGGTCAATACACTGACGGTGCCGGCCGGTGCCGAGCTGAATTTTCAGCTGACCTCGTCGAGCGTGATGAACACGTTCTTCATCCCGCAGCTCGGCAGCATGATCTACACGATGAACGGCATGGTGACGAAGCTGAACCTGCGCGCCGATAACGAGGGCAAGCTCAAGGGTCTGTCGGCGCATTTCTCCGGCGACGGCTTTCCCGACATGATGTTCGACGTCAACGTGATCTCGCCGCTCGCCTTTCCGGACTGGGTGGCGGAGACGGCGAAGTCCGACGCCGTGCTGAACGAGGAGAGCTACAAGAAGCTGATGCAGCAGGGCATCGAGAAGGGGAGGCGGAGTTACCGTCTCGAAGATCCCCGGCTGTTCGACCTGATCGCGACCCAGCACATTCCACCCGGGCCCGGACCCGAGCTGATCTCGGATGCGGGCCGTCCGCGCAGTGGAGGCCACGATGCTCGGTAA
- a CDS encoding SDR family NAD(P)-dependent oxidoreductase: protein MRGPEDDAGLAGKVALISGGGAAGDGIGNGRAAAILLARAGAYVLVADRDLKLAERTVEMITAEGGTAAAHGGDVTSEDDCKKLVEGALDRWGRLDFLDNNVGIGSRGSVVDEAPEQYRRVMQVNVETMFLLSKHAIPAMIRTAKGGAIVNISSISALRPRGLTTYTTSKAAIIGLTRAMAVDHGRDNIRVNCICPGPIYTPMVYARGMSEQARAQRARASVLKTEGTGWDVGHAIKFLLSNFARYITGQVLVVDGGVTLQAPERESQEH from the coding sequence ATGCGAGGCCCTGAGGACGATGCCGGCCTCGCCGGCAAGGTGGCGCTGATCAGCGGCGGCGGCGCCGCGGGCGATGGCATCGGCAACGGCCGCGCTGCAGCAATTCTGCTGGCCCGCGCCGGCGCATACGTGCTGGTGGCCGATCGCGACCTCAAGCTCGCCGAACGCACCGTGGAGATGATCACAGCCGAAGGCGGCACCGCCGCTGCCCATGGTGGCGACGTCACCAGCGAAGATGATTGCAAGAAGCTGGTCGAAGGGGCGCTTGATCGCTGGGGCCGGCTGGATTTCCTCGACAACAACGTCGGCATCGGCAGCCGCGGCAGCGTGGTCGACGAGGCGCCCGAGCAATATCGCCGCGTCATGCAGGTCAATGTCGAGACCATGTTCCTGCTCTCGAAGCACGCGATCCCCGCGATGATCAGAACGGCGAAGGGTGGCGCCATCGTCAACATCTCCTCGATCTCGGCACTGCGGCCGCGCGGGCTCACGACCTACACGACCTCGAAGGCCGCGATCATCGGTCTGACCCGCGCGATGGCGGTCGATCACGGCCGCGACAATATCCGCGTCAACTGCATCTGCCCGGGACCGATTTACACGCCGATGGTCTATGCCCGCGGCATGAGCGAGCAGGCTCGCGCACAACGGGCCAGGGCGTCCGTTCTCAAGACCGAAGGCACCGGCTGGGACGTCGGCCACGCCATCAAATTCCTGCTCAGCAACTTTGCCCGCTACATCACCGGCCAGGTGCTGGTGGTGGACGGCGGCGTCACGCTGCAAGCCCCCGAACGCGAGTCACAAGAACACTAG
- a CDS encoding carboxymuconolactone decarboxylase family protein, which produces MARLPYLEADQVAPEYRDMLKRNTNLHKLLVNSPEMARAFNGIGGYIRFKSKLDPRLRELAILQVGWMEKSEYEFTHHVKIGKEFGVTDEDIAGLMAETDGKPSKLEPLAKAILKGAREMVRELAMSDATFAEIRQHLCDEQMVDLVLTIAFYCGVVRVLATMKIDNEPYYKEVLEQYPIPGVN; this is translated from the coding sequence ATGGCCCGCCTGCCTTATCTCGAGGCCGACCAGGTCGCGCCCGAATATCGCGACATGCTCAAGCGCAACACCAATCTGCACAAGCTGCTGGTCAACTCGCCGGAGATGGCGCGCGCCTTCAATGGCATCGGCGGCTACATCCGCTTCAAGAGCAAGCTCGACCCGCGCCTGCGCGAGCTTGCGATCCTCCAGGTCGGCTGGATGGAGAAGTCGGAATACGAATTCACGCATCACGTGAAGATCGGCAAGGAGTTCGGCGTCACCGACGAGGACATCGCCGGCCTGATGGCGGAGACCGACGGCAAGCCCTCTAAGCTGGAACCGCTGGCGAAGGCGATCCTGAAAGGCGCCCGCGAGATGGTGCGGGAACTGGCGATGTCGGATGCGACCTTCGCCGAGATCAGGCAGCACCTCTGCGACGAGCAGATGGTCGACCTGGTCCTGACCATCGCCTTCTATTGCGGCGTGGTACGCGTGCTCGCCACCATGAAGATCGACAACGAGCCCTATTACAAAGAGGTACTCGAGCAGTACCCGATCCCGGGAGTGAACTGA
- a CDS encoding SDR family NAD(P)-dependent oxidoreductase, with product MRLKDKIAIVVGAGQSPGEGMGNGRATALTFAREGAKVLCVDHHLESAQETAAMIAAKQGTAVAFRADVTKSADIKAMVAEAQVRWGRIDVLHNNVGVSLSGGDAELLQITEEAFDRVVAINLKSCILAAKEVIPIMRAQTSGAIINISSMAAITTYPYVAYKATKSAMIAFTEQLAYQNAEYGIRANVILPGLMNTPMAVDTRAREWHKTRAEVEAERDSKVPLRKKMGTGWDVANAALFLASDEANFITGVTLPVDGGASVRRG from the coding sequence ATGCGCTTGAAGGACAAGATTGCGATCGTCGTCGGCGCCGGCCAGAGCCCCGGCGAAGGCATGGGCAATGGCCGCGCCACCGCGCTCACCTTCGCGCGCGAGGGCGCCAAGGTGCTGTGCGTCGACCATCATCTGGAATCCGCGCAGGAGACCGCGGCCATGATCGCGGCCAAGCAAGGCACCGCCGTGGCCTTCAGGGCCGACGTCACGAAATCCGCAGACATCAAGGCAATGGTGGCGGAAGCGCAGGTGCGCTGGGGCCGTATCGACGTGCTGCACAACAATGTCGGCGTCAGCCTGTCCGGCGGCGACGCCGAGCTGCTGCAGATTACCGAAGAGGCGTTCGACCGGGTTGTCGCCATCAATCTGAAGAGCTGCATTCTTGCCGCGAAGGAAGTGATCCCGATCATGCGCGCGCAGACCAGCGGCGCCATCATCAACATCTCCTCGATGGCGGCGATCACCACCTACCCTTACGTCGCCTACAAGGCGACGAAGTCGGCGATGATCGCCTTTACCGAGCAACTCGCCTACCAGAACGCCGAATACGGCATCCGCGCCAACGTCATCCTGCCCGGCCTGATGAACACCCCGATGGCGGTCGATACCCGCGCCCGCGAATGGCACAAGACCCGCGCCGAAGTCGAAGCCGAACGCGACAGCAAGGTACCGCTGCGGAAGAAGATGGGGACAGGGTGGGACGTGGCCAACGCCGCGCTGTTCCTGGCGTCGGACGAGGCGAACTTCATCACGGGCGTAACGCTGCCGGTGGATGGCGGGGCGAGCGTGAGGCGGGGGTAG